In Fusarium fujikuroi IMI 58289 draft genome, chromosome FFUJ_chr08, one genomic interval encodes:
- a CDS encoding probable multidrug resistance protein 2 — MVSGVARRVLLPRLAEPSQVSLATSRCQLGASFYKSEALSLQSRLFHASSTRQAALPPFSIATFRSPANNSLPRNQLSLAHSRPSQFGHVSHALRQFSTAPRLSQEIQTKVEEGAKKPVELEANRAIAQDEHKQEFTKSEKAARAAQVNLAAKLSKEGKQAGKAGTDEIVRLIKIARPEIRWLGIAFVFLVISSSVTMLIPFSVGRILDLATKGESEDVRLFGLTMNQFFFGLGTVLTIGAMANFGRVVLLRIVGERVVARLRSQLYRRTYVQDAEFFDANRVGDLISRLSSDTVIVGKSVTQNLSDGLRALFSGGAGFAIMVWTSPKLTGLLLLMFPPIAVGAFIYGRAIRNVSRSIQKNLGTLTKIAEERLGNVKTSQAFVGEVQEIGRYNNQIRKIFALGKKESLIAATFFASTGWAGNMTILAMLVVGGGFVRSGAMSLGDLTSFMMYTAFAGSSLFGLSGFYSELMKGVGAASRLFELQDRKPGIPQTVGVRVKSAQGPIKFTDVSFAYPTRPAVKIFNGLDFEIPSGSNVCVVGPSGGGKSTVASLLLRFYNPTSGTITINGQDISGMNVKSLRRRIGMVSQEPVLFSGTIAENIAYGKPQASRFDIISAARRANCNFISDLPDGLETQVGARGSQLSGGQKQRIAIARALLKDPDILILDEATSALDAESETLVNEALAGLLRGRNTTISIAHRLSTIKRSDQIIVLNSEGKVAEIGSYKQLASDKDSAFSKLMEWQMSGGEVSKDGGSTASRAHITEAEELEDDLERDDEEENLEHEEESRDAKNEEKRS; from the coding sequence ATGGTCTCGGGAGTAGCACGCCGTGTGCTGCTCCCACGCCTCGCCGAGCCCTCGCAAGTGTCTCTGGCTACATCGCGGTGTCAATTAGGAGCTTCGTTCTACAAGTCTGAGGCTCTATCCCTCCAGTCGAGGCTTTTCCACGCTTCCAGCACCCGTCAAGCCGCTCTGCCTCCGTTCTCAATCGCTACATTTCGGTCACCGGCAAATAATTCTCTACCTCGTAATCAGCTTTCCCTCGCGCACAGTCGACCCTCCCAGTTTGGTCACGTTTCGCACGCCTTGCGACAGTTCTCGACGGCACCTCGTCTATCCCAGGAAATACAGACCAAGGTCGAAGAAGGCGCCAAGAAGCCTGTCGAACTTGAAGCCAATCGAGCTATCGCCCAAGATGAGCACAAGCAAGAGTTTACCAAGAGTGAAAAGGCTGCTCGGGCAGCGCAGGTCAATCTGGCTGCTAAGCTCTCCAAGGAGGGAAAACAGGCTGGTAAGGCTGGTACGGATGAAATTGTGCGACTGATCAAGATTGCTCGCCCCGAAATCCGCTGGCTCGGTATCGCTTTTGTCTTTCTGGTAATCTCTTCTAGTGTCACCATGTTGATTCCCTTTTCTGTTGGCCGAATTTTGGATCTTGCTACCAAGGGCGAATCTGAGGATGTCCGTCTTTTTGGCTTGACGATGAACCAGTTCTTCTTTGGTTTGGGTACTGTCTTGACTATTGGAGCTATGGCCAACTTTGGTCGAGTCGTCCTTCTCCGAATTGTCGGCGAGCGCGTTGTCGCAAGACTTCGATCTCAGCTTTATCGGCGTACTTATGTCCAGGATGCTGAGTTTTTCGATGCAAACCGAGTGGGGGATCTTATTTCACGGCTCAGTTCCGATACAGTTATTGTTGGCAAGTCTGTGACGCAGAATCTCAGTGATGGTCTTCGCGCCCTCTTTAGTGGAGGTGCAGGTTTTGCTATCATGGTCTGGACAAGCCCCAAATTGACTGGTCTTTTGCTGCTTATGTTTCCTCCTATCGCAGTCGGAGCCTTCATCTACGGTCGCGCTATTCGAAATGTCAGCAGGTCGATTCAGAAGAACTTGGGTACTCTGACCAAGATCGCCGAGGAACGACTTGGTAACGTCAAGACCAGTCAAGCGTTTGTCGGTGAAGTGCAGGAAATAGGTCGCTACAACAATCAAATTCGGAAGATTTTTGCTCTTGGCAAGAAAGAGTCGCTTATTGCTGCCACCTTCTTTGCTTCGACCGGTTGGGCTGGTAACATGACCATTCTCGCGATGCTCGTCGTTGGAGGTGGCTTCGTACGCAGCGGGGCCATGTCACTTGGAGATCTCACCTCATTCATGATGTACACAGCTTTCGCAGGTTCAAGCTTGTTTGGTTTGTCAGGTTTCTACTCAGAGCTTATGAAAGGAGTTGGTGCCGCGAGCCGACTCTTCGAGCTCCAGGATCGCAAACCAGGAATTCCACAAACAGTCGGTGTTCGAGTCAAATCAGCACAGGGCCCCATCAAGTTCACAGATGTCAGCTTCGCTTATCCTACTCGACCTGCTGTCAAAATCTTTAACGGACTGGACTTCGAAATTCCTTCAGGCAGCAATGTCTGTGTCGTTGGCCCTTCAGGAGGTGGCAAATCAACAGTAGCATCTTTACTATTGAGATTCTACAATCCTACGTCGGGAACTATCACCATCAATGGCCAGGACATTTCTGGAATGAACGTCAAGTCTCTACGAAGGAGGATAGGTATGgtttctcaagaacctgTTCTCTTCTCTGGAACTATCGCCGAGAACATTGCCTATGGAAAGCCTCAGGCCAGCCGTTTCGATATCATTTCTGCTGCTCGACGAGCCAACTGCAACTTCATCAGCGATCTGCCTGACGGTTTAGAAACCCAGGTTGGTGCTCGAGGCTCTCAGCTCTCTGGGGGTCAAAAGCAGAGAATCGCCATCGCACGAGCTCTTCTTAAAGATCCTGATATCCTGATTCTCGACGAGGCTACATCGGCGCTAGATGCTGAGTCCGAGACTCTTGTCAATGAGGCTTTGGCTGGCCTCCTACGTGGCCGCAACACCACTATTTCTATCGCCCATCGTCTCTCTACTATCAAAAGATCAGACCAAATCATCGTTCTCAACAGCGAGGGTAAAGTCGCCGAGATCGGCAGCTACAAGCAGCTCGCCTCTGATAAGGATAGCGCATTTAGCAAGCTCATGGAGTGGCAGATGAGCGGCGGTGAGGTTTCCAAGGATGGTGGCTCGACTGCTTCCCGGGCACATATAACAGAGGCcgaggagctcgaggatgACCTAGAAAgggacgatgaggaggagaatcTTGAGCACGAAGAAGAGAGCAGGGACGCAAAGAATGAGGAGAAGCGTTCTTGA
- a CDS encoding related to glycogenin-2 beta, with protein MAAQGAGEHVYATLLLSDSYLPGALVLAHSLRDAGASRKLAVLVTLDTVSADSITQLKRVYDYIFPVPRIRNDHPANLYLMNRGDLHSAFTKINLWKLTQFSKIVYIDADVVAYRAPDELFDTPHPFAAAPDIGWPDLFNTGVMVLEPNMGDYYAMIAMAERGISFDGADQGLINMHFGQRYHRLSFTYNVTPSAHYQYVPAYRHFQSSINMVHFIGSNKPWFTGRDAPSGNNPFSEMIGRWWAVYDRHYRHQESSSGNASSTTPYVQYFTKGEWHPQLVHAQSSTSEHHRSVSAEGTHHSAPAHEHHASWEEQGSGHHQSEGSGPHEGSHHGGGYHDGSDSGSAHHDHHPAPPSGRPVSTPGHHHEQHHGQHASEHQHHHHKEPKNEPPQITMHDWDAQRHPPPADSKPEAMNFPSTHYEMSRDTAPFVPPERYPSPPKNMWYEVPKEKPAPRSKPAPEIFPWERNRPRPTRSFLGEPELPAPEPEPTPAESGSDPSTVPTTQLSVTTEGLTESSEVTASGSGSKNESNASTPIVQITPSDPWTSYTRTNAWDEVPEIERYVDRLHGGHRRGKSSTSTIGRVKSPSTGAWRDDRSTFKNRGLKLTDFPSATERPSLPVTPAPIHRHSFWAGDDGEHEDEAAKKLPEAEGVPTQSDWDPLAQLQKLAKQQSDALLKKLGGEGDEGREGGVSREIPTRSLPFGSGDAKSPTYVAQSAAGVLSPQPVKGERSAGILRDMSSGRLEPESTSQSTTIPEPSYTGPGAAWEKDEDIPQYETPVPPKEEELDALNA; from the exons ATGGCTGCTCAAGGTGCTGGAGAGCATGTTTATGCTACG CTTCTTCTGAGCGATTCCTATCTTCCTG GCGCACTCGTTCTCGCTCACTCTCTTCGCGATGCAGGAGCCAGTCGCAAGCTAGCAGTATTGGTCACACTCGATACCGTGTCCGCTGACTCCATTACGCAGCTCAAG AGGGTCTACGACTACATCTTCCCTGTGCCGCGCATTCGTAATGACCATCCGGCCAATCTGTACCTAATGAACCGTGGCGACCTGCATTCAGCGTTTACCAAGATCAATCTATGGAAACTCACACAGTTTTCCAAAATTGTCTACATCGACGCTGATGTGGTAGCATATCGAGCTCCTGACGAGCTTTTCGACACGCCCCATCCATTCGCAGCTGCCCCGGACATCGGCTGGCCAGATCTTTTCAACACTGGCGTCATGGTTCTGGAACCCAATATGGGCGACTACTACGCTATGATTGCCATGGCCGAGAGGGGAATTTCGTTTGATGGCGCCGACCAaggcctcatcaacatgcatTTTGGTCAACGGTATCATCGATTGAGCTTCACTTACAACGTCACACCATCTGCACACTACCAATACGTCCCGGCGTATCGACACTTCCAATCAAGTATTAATATGGTGCATTTCATCGGATCCAACAAGCCATGGTTCACTGGTCGAGATGCCCCTTCTGGCAACAACCCCTTCAGTGAGATGATAGGACGATGGTGGGCAGTCTATGATAGGCATTACCGACATCAA GAATCTTCTTCTGGcaatgcttcttcaactacTCCATATGTCCAATATTTCACAAAGGGAGAATGGCACCCTCAGCTGGTCCACGCGCAGTCTTCTACCAGTGAACACCACCGCTCCGTTTCAGCTGAGGGAACGCATCATTCAGCTCCAGCTCACGAACACCATGCATCTTGGGAGGAGCAAGGCTCAGGACACCATCAATCAGAAGGATCTGGGCCCCATGAAGGATCGCACCATGGTGGCGGATATCATGATGGGTCAGATTCTGGTTCGGctcatcatgatcaccaTCCTGCACCTCCTAGTGGTCGGCCGGTCTCAACTCCTGGGCATCACCATGAACAGCATCACGGACAACACGCTTCTGAACATcagcaccatcaccacaaaGAGCCAAAGAACGAGCCACCCCAGATTACAATGCATGATTGGGATGCTCAGAG acatcctcctcctgctgatTCGAAACCCGAGGCTATGAACTTCCCTTCCACTCATTACGAAATGTCACGCGATACAGCCCCTTTTGTCCCGCCTGAACGATACCCAAGTCCCCCAAAGAACATGTGGTATGAAGTACCAAAAGAGAAGCCAGCCCCACGATCAAAGCCAGCTCCAGAGATCTTTCCGTGGGAACGCAACCGACCTCGCCCAACCAGATCTTTCCTTGGGGAACCAGAACTACCCGCGCCTGAACCAGAGCCTACACCTGCAGAGTCCGGCTCAGACCCTAGCACTGTGCCTACAACACAGCTTTCGGTGACAACTGAAGGTCTTACAGAGTCTTCTGAGGTGACAGCATCAGGATCTGGGTCGAAGAACGAGTCGAATGCATCTACTCCTATAGTGCAGATTACCCCATCAGACCCTTGGACGTCATACACACGCACAAACGCCTGGGATGAGGTGCCTGAGATCGAGCGGTACGTTGATCGCCTGCATGGTGGTCATCGACGTGGTAAGAGTTCGACCTCTACGATAGGGCGTGTGAAGAGCCCATCAACTGGCGCATGGAGGGACGATCGCAGCACCTTTAAGAACCGCGGCCTGAAACTCACGGATTTCCCGAGCGCTACAGAACGCCCCAGCTTGCCGGTCACACCGGCCCCAATTCATCGGCACTCGTTCTGGGCGGGAGACGACGGGGAACATGAGGACGAAGCAGCAAAGAAACTTCCTGAGGCTGAAGGCGTGCCTACGCAGTCCGACTGG GATCCGCTAGCAcagctccagaagcttgctAAGCAGCAATCGGATGCGTTGTTAAAGAAGCTCGGTGGCGAAGGAGACGAGggtcgagaaggaggagtGAGTCGAGAGATTCCAACACGTTCATTACCCTTTGGTTCGGGTGATGCCAAGTCACCTACTTATGTCGCGCAGTCTGCTGCAGGCGTGCTCAGCCCACAGCCGGTAAAAGGCGAAAGGTCGGCAGGCATCTTGCGTGACATGAGCAGTGGCCGTCTCGAACCTGAATCAACTTCGCAATCGACTACGATTCCCGAGCCGAGCTATACCGGGCCTGGCGCTGCCTgggagaaggatgaagatatACCGCAATATGAGACACCCGTGCCACCTAAGGAGGAGGAGCTAGATGCTCTTAACGCATAG
- a CDS encoding related to HRD1-involved in degradation of Hmg2p codes for MPKMRLGWYAGASTALAGGVVLSAFYQRANFYSAMVYLAQSNFCLLVLVNFSFLVYSSFVYGLTRMFFGPLRAVEVEQLTERAWFAITETCLAMTIFREEIGAWFLVMFAALVTGKVWGWIGDGRVEVLEQQPPANPRLFHLRLSVSLTLSFIYDIYILRYTINTVIQQARPNMMVMFLFEFAVLATSSWRTAARYALSLTEQNIQEAQKRKRLAERRQEVRQEREAIIRRREIAAAAGEEVSDEPLPNEDDIDEMDIEVPGWSAKGEFVLWLDLITDLVKLGIYIVFFFMLLAFYGLPIHIMRDLFMTARDFIKRLGALLRYRKAIQEMNRYPDATQEELEREDTCIICREEMRPWDPESNPGAMDRIRPKKLPCGHILHLGCLKSWLERQQVCPTCRSPVTLGDTAPRAGQNRAAGLRIELGGRRPANQPAANPGDAPVQGQQNGGAQPEQRPAGPRIFNIGPLRVGFGANGQQVRELAQQFGVPPAAPNPQGLAPPTPGAGTPVVAGQTAPATPLNTGDNLQNVGTLISQADQLIQREMQSLQLAHQELQTIHLLQAELYRLRQRQQHSEQHPNIQTQAIPPTAVPLPQPLIPQQFSMTPHMSMPAGFPQFPGIPPRQPSPLMARHGAPLNAVPIPAGSAELPEGVVIPPGWSLLPLQRLDGGQASTQPSPQVGPQATVADNINVPHTTSTVRQPSPIGSRNQEAQPAENPSSTPTEQRPPQLTPQFTRAVEPPQVVAPSPRMPNWGGSAQLFGNGSRLDHADSVTQNEPQAEGSSNQTGPVEATSQTSLTAEPTPQGTPPSHSDEDEASEIDSKEKGKARAVTVEDAEDEENVKD; via the exons ATGCCCAAGATGCGACTTGGCTGGTATGCTGGG GCCTCGACGGCCCTCGCGGGCGGCGTTGTCCTCTCGGCCTTCTATCAGAGGGCCAACTTTTACTCGGCAATGGTATATCTCGCTCAGAGCAACTTTTGTTTGCTG GTCTTGGTCAACTTTTCCTTCCTTGTCTATAGCAGCTTCGTCTACGGTCTTACGCGGATGTTCTTTGGCCCTCTCCGCGCCGTCGAAGTCGAGCAACTAACCGAACGTGCTTGGTTTGCGATCACAGAGACATGTCTAGCAATGACCATATTCCGCGAAGAGATAGGAGCCTGGTTTCTGGTTATGTTTGCAGCTCTGGTGACAGGCAAGGTGTGGGGATGGATTGGTGATGGGAGAGTTGAGGTCCTCGAGCAGCAACCGCCTGCGAACCCTCGCTTGTTCCATTTGCGACTCAGTGTGTCGCTCACGCTAAGCTTCATCTACGACATCTACATCCTCCGATACACGATCAATACTGTTATTCAACAAGCACGACCCAACATGATGGTCATGTTTCTTTTCGAGTTTGCAGTCTTGGCTACCAGTTCATGGCGGACTGCAGCCCGGTATGCGCTGTCGCTGACGGAGCAAAATATCCAGGAAGCGCAGAAACGTAAGCGACTGGCTGAAAGGAGACAAGAGGTCAGGCAAGAACGTGAGGCCATCATCCGACGACGTGAAATAGCGGCTGCCGCTGGCGAGGAAGTTTCGGATGAGCCACTGCCCAACGAGGACGATATCGATGAAATGGATATTGAAGTACCAGGTTGGTCTGCAAAGGGAGAGTTTGTACTCTGGCTGGACCTTATCACAG ACTTGGTCAAACTTGGTATCTACATCgtgttcttcttcatgcttCTGGCCTTCTATGGACTGCCCATTCATATTATGAGGGATCTCTTTATGACAGCCCGGGATTTCATCAAGCGTCTGGGTGCCTTATTGCGATATCGAAAAGCCATTCAAGAGATGAATCGTTATCCCGATGCAACCCAGGAAGAGCTCGAACGAGAGGACACCTGTATTATCTGCCGTGAGGAGATGCGACCGTGGGATCCAGAGAGCAACCCAGGTGCGATGGATAGAATTCGACCCAAGAAGTTACCTTGCGGACACATCTTGCATCTCGGCTGCCTCAAGAGCTGGCTCGAGCGACAGCAGGTTTGCCCTACTTGTCGAAGCCCTGTTACTCTTGGTGACACAGCTCCTCGTGCAGGTCAGAACCGGGCTGCTGGTCTTCGAATTGAGCTTGGAGGCAGGCGTCCGGCGAACCAACCAGCAGCAAACCCCGGAGATGCTCCTGTTCAGGGGCAGCAGAACGGAGGAGCACAACCTGAACAACGGCCTGCTGGTCCTCGTATCTTCAACATTGGCCCTCTTCGAGTGGGATTCGGCGCCAACGGACAACAAGTCAGAGAACTTGCGCAACAATTTGGCGTGCCACCAGCTGCTCCCAACCCCCAGGGGCTGGCACCCCCAACACCGGGCGCTGGCACCCCTGTAGTTGCTGGCCAGACAGCTCCTGCGACTCCTCTAAATACTGGAGATAACTTGCAGAATGTTGGAACCTTGATCAGTCAAGCAGACCAGCTGATCCAGCGTGAGATGCAGTCGTTGCAGCTTGCGCATCAAGAATTACAAaccatccatcttctccaggcAGAGTTATACCGTCTCAGACAGAGACAGCAACATTCAGAACAACACCCAAATATACAGACACAGGCCATACCTCCTACTGCGGTACCTCTTCCCCAACCTCTAATTCCCCAGCAATTCTCTATGACGCCCCATATGTCCATGCCTGCAGGTTTCCCCCAATTCCCAGGCATACCTCCGCGACAGCCTAGCCCCCTTATGGCTCGCCATGGTGCTCCCCTTAACGCCGTACCTATCCCCGCTGGCAGTGCTGAGCTCCCAGAAGGCGTCGTCATCCCTCCTGGCTGGTCTCTGCTTCCTCTACAGCGTCTTGATGGCGGCCAAGCCTCGACGCAACCTTCGCCGCAGGTTGGCCCTCAGGCAACTGTTGCAGATAATATTAATGTACCTCACACAACGTCTACTGTAAGACAACCCTCGCCAATCGGTAGTCGTAACCAGGAAGCTCAACCGGCTGAGAACCCCTCTTCGACTCCAACTGAACAGCGGCCCCCTCAACTTACACCACAGTTCACTCGCGCGGTTGAACCACCCCAGGTCGTTGCGCCTAGCCCTCGCATGCCCAATTGGGGGGGTTCGGCCCAACTGTTTGGCAACGGATCTCGCCTAGACCATGCCGACTCTGTAACGCAGAATGAGCCTCAGGCCGAAGGAAGCTCAAACCAAACTGGCCCTGTTGAGGCTACGTCTCAGACGAGTCTAACAGCTGAACCTACCCCACAAGGTACTCCACCATCCCAtagtgatgaagacgaggcgTCTGAAATCGACTCAaaggagaagggcaaggcgAGAGCCGTAACTGTCGAggatgctgaggatgaggagaatgTTAAGGACTAG
- a CDS encoding related to YJU3 Serine protease, localizes to lipid particles: MSTETEGTFELADASLHTKTWTPEGPIKANLVHVHGFSDHVDWYNDVYRIVASHGIQVFGFDQRGWGRSVKQPSDKGNTGPTSRVIADIATFIESKLPSDVPVFVLGHSMGGGEVITLAADPQYAKLVSQVRGWLLEAPFIGFAPEEVPSSLKVFAGRLAGKILPKFQLKHVLDVANLTRRQEVAKGFKEDPLCHDTGTLEGLASLLDRTGALQSGSVRLGKEVRSLWLGHGDHDKACSYQAAIDFAQKQDIEDKTIKTYVGGYHALHVDLCQGEYAKDITDWILERSSQDQKPIEAKL, from the exons ATGTCGACCGAGACCGAGGGAACTTTCGAGCTGGCAGATGCCAGCTTGCATACCAAGACCTGGACT CCCGAAGGTCCCATCAAAGCAAATTTGGTGCATGTCCATGGCTTCAGCGATCATGTCGATTGGTACAATGACGTATATCGAATCGTAGCCTCGCATGGCATACAAGTATTCGGCTTCGATCAAAGAGGTTGGGGCCGAAGCGTGAAGCAGCCCTCCGACAAGGGGAATACAGGCCCAACATCACGCGTCATTGCAGATATCGCCACTTTCATTGAGAGCAAATTGCCTTCGGATGTCCCGGTCTTTGTTCTGGGCCACTCTATGGGCGGCGGCGAGGTCATCACACTTGCTGCTGACCCTCAATATGCCAAACTCGTGAGCCAAGTGCGCGGCTGGCTGCTCGAGGCACCATTCATCGGATTCGCCCCCGAGGAAGTCCCAAGTTCGCTCAAGGTCTTTGCAGGGCGGCTAGCCGGTAAAATCCTTCCCAAGTTTCAGCTCAAACACGTACTCGATGTTGCCAACTTGACGCGAAGGCAAGAGGTAGCCAAGGGTTTCAAAGAAGATCCTCTGTGCCACGACACAGGGACGCTCGAAGGGTTGGCCTCGCTCCTAGATCGCACAGGAGCTCTTCAGTCAGGTTCCGTGAGGCTGGGTAAAGAGGTCAGGTCGCTTTGGCTTGGCCATGGCGACCATGATAAAGCGTGCAGCTATCAAGCGGCCATAGATTTCGCACAGAAACAAGATATTGAGgacaagaccatcaagaCGTACGTGGGAGGTTATCATGCGCTACATGTCGACCTGTGCCAGGGGGAATATGCCAAAGATATCACTGACTGGATCTTGGAGAGGAGCAGCCAAGACCAGAAACCGATCGAGGCCAAGCTATAG
- a CDS encoding related to cation diffusion facilitator 10 — MTPDNNNHVVHHPQAVHLRSLDRARSSSRHSTTRNGSSTAFEPAMADENETIARNVSHMTDVESQLTATGRRQTSCLDHDPYGLSRGYKTESDLEQIKANTSRKRDSLPGRRSVPSKMGPKAKARKLQGFYKNQNAAIDRMLKSVEEHRDEARDQHGEDQLKFRIAVWGSFAANVALSGVQLYAAISSKSLSLFTTMADSVFDPLSNLTLILSARAIRHVDSRRFPAGKARLETVGNIVFCFLMIAVSLIIIAFACQELSRGVQEKEFKIAAVMSVCCAFATKFVLFLYCWALKDKYSQINILWQDHRNDLFINGFGILTSCGGAKLKWWIDPMGAIILSVLISCIWLHTAFGEFLLIVGVTASVETQQLITYVCVTHDDAVVGIDTVRVYHSGPRLIAEVDIVMDPTQTLQESHDIAEALQIKLEDLPDIERAYVHIDYETTHKPEHAFKKNM; from the coding sequence ATGACACCTGATAACAACAACCACGTCGTCCATCATCCACAGGCTGTTCACCTACGCTCTCTCGACCGTGCCCGCAGCAGTTCACGACATTCGACCACCCGCAATGGCTCGAGTACAGCTTTCGAGCCTGCGATGGCTGACGAGAATGAGACTATCGCTAGGAACGTATCTCATATGACTGATGTCGAGAGTCAACTCACCGCCACTGGTCGCCGACAGACCAGCTGCCTTGATCATGATCCATATGGCCTCTCCCGCGGGTACAAGACCGAGTCTGATCTGGAAcagatcaaggccaacacTTCACGGAAGCGCGATAGCCTCCCTGGCCGTAGATCTGTTCCCAGCAAGATGGGCCCTAAGGCAAAGGCTCGCAAGCTGCAGGGCTTCTACAAGAACCAAAATGCTGCCATTGATCGCATGCTCAAGTCTGTTGAGGAACATCGTGACGAAGCCCGCGACCAGCATGGCGAAGACCAACTCAAGTTTCGCATTGCTGTCTGGGGCTCTTTCGCGGCCAATGTTGCCTTGTCAGGAGTTCAGCTCTACGCTGCCATCTCTTCAaaatctctttctctctttaccACCATGGCCGACTCCGTATTCGACCCTCTTAGTAACCTCACCCTCATTTTGTCGGCTCGAGCCATTCGCCATGTCGATTCTAGGCGTTTTCCTGCTGGTAAAGCTCGTCTCGAGACTGTAGGCAACATTGTCTTCTGCTTTCTCATGATCGCTGTCTCACTCATTATCATTGCTTTTGCTTGCCAAGAACTATCTAGGGGAGTCCAAGAGAAGGAATTCAAAATTGCTGCTGTTATGTCTGTCTGCTGTGCTTTCGCCACCAAGTTCGTACTCTTTCTCTACTGCTGGGCACTCAAGGACAAGTACAGCCAGATCAACATTCTATGGCAGGACCACCGCAACGATCTTTTTATCAATGGCTTTGGTATATTGACTTCATGTGGTGGCGCGAAACTGAAATGGTGGATTGACCCTATGGGCGCTATCATTCTGTCTGTCCTCATCTCATGCATCTGGCTACACACCGCCTTTGGAGAATTTCTGCTCATCGTCGGAGTTACTGCATCTGTCGAAACGCAGCAGCTCATCACGTATGTATGTGTTACACATGATGACGCAGTTGTTGGCATCGATACCGTGCGCGTGTATCACTCGGGTCCTCGCCTGATCGCCGAAGTGGACATTGTCATGGATCCGACACAAACACTTCAAGAAAGCCATGATATAGCAGAGGCGCTGCAGATCAAGCTGGAGGATCTGCCAGACATTGAGCGAGCATATGTCCACATTGATTACGAGACGACACACAAACCAGAACATGCATTTAAGAAGAATATGTAG